The genomic DNA GCACTATTTGTGCATATTTCCAAcataaaatgtagaatttaaatactttCAAACCAAGATTTGGACCCTTTAAGCAACAATAGAACATATTCACATGATCtcatcccaaaaaagttggtgcaGGTTTTAGTGACTCTTTAATACACCAGTTCAacccaaaataaacttttggTCTCTTAGGTCAAAATACTGATCTGTGATACCATTCATCCACTGTACTGGTGTATGTTCTGGTTGTAGAGTACTTCAGCAGCAGTAGCAATTAACTGGAGCTACAACTTAGGCAGCGAGCTGCAGAGACACAACATTTTACCAGGAGTGTTGGCctacattaaataaaattaaaatctaaatgAACTAATTATCTAAATGCCAGCTGTTTAGGGTGTTAACATTAATGCTGTTTTTACTCTTATTTACCAGAGGTTCATGGAAATAAGTAACCTtacaaagaagatggatttgTCAGACTGTCATCTGGCAAAAcaatttcttcattaaataaagagccacactgaaaaccTTTcctgacagaaaagatgttttcgttCTTATGCTGACCTGCTTGGGCTTGAGTTTGCAATCATTACGGGTGGGGTTGTGTTGTACTATAAGTAAGTTCATGCACTGGCTACTGCCACATTGCATATTGaagctgtaaataaaaaaatcatcatgtCTATGTCGTGAGCGCTCCATTTATGAGCGAGTACTAGGATAAGGTGCCATTTATAGCAGTAATCAGCCTCTCATGACATAGCATGTGCCAGAAGAGTCATATTGGTGTAGTGGCAGCAGCAGTGTCACCTGTAGTCTGACATAAGGTGGAAATGGTTCTCAGTTCTCTGACTGCTGATGGTGATTTCAGACAGACTTAAATGCACTTATTTACAGATTTTGGCTAAAATCCAAAAGCACAGAAATAGCAGCTTGACATGCACCAGGTCACCTAACTATCACACATCCTCGTGATGTGATTATTGCGCATGCCCACATTGCCACCACAGTAGAAATACGATACACCGTTCAGCCATGGTTTTAAGCTTTGCACTGGCTCCATTTCCGTTAACGTGAAAATCCCTTATCATAAGCTGATTCACTAACATTTGATGGTAATTTTCACCTATTTGtcatttgacttttattttaacattgttCCAAAGACAAAGGaattgactttttgtcttaaatgcCTTACGCTTGCTTTTAATGTGCCTGCATTGCTAGAAGCACATTAGCTAGCTAGTGGATGTTGACATAGGGTCAAGTGTCACTGCATGCTTAACTCCTGGATAGTTTTGAGTGATCAAGAAGTACCCTTCATTTTAGTACTCTTCTCAGTGTGAACACCTTGTGTACCTATGCACTCAAAATATTGAGTATTTAGTACGGAAGCAGGTGGTTAAGAACACCAGATGTTTAATAGTTAATTAAACACACACATccttaaataaaacattttggtttgcTTGTTAAATAAGTAGCAGCCATTTCTGTAAAGCTTGAAAAGTCTCTCTTCGTTCTGTCTTCATTAAGCCGGagattaactttaaaaatatcttctgTTTACTCCTCCCTTACTTGTACTGTAGCTCAGAACCAACACACGGCAGACAAAGAAATAGCTTTCTTCCCTTCGAATTTCCTCTGGCTGATGGAGGCTTTAGATCTGCACATGTTGCTCTCATTAACAGTGCATAAGTGCGTATGTGTATCTGCCTCACATCTCCATATAATGAGGCAGGTTTCCTCTAAAGCCTCTGTGTGACAGTGTACATGCTTTGTCACGATTCTATGCAGGAATCATACTCAAAAAAAGGATTCTAGTGATTGTCCCAGTCACGTGATTGACTGAGACTGAATACAGATGAGGAGCGTCCCTTGTTTCTGTAGCACATGTGCCCTCTTGGTGAGTCATATCCCTCCAGAGCTTTACTTCTTCTGCACCCTGACTGTCTGCAGTAGTCCTGTTCAAAGAGTCCTGttcttttaaaaagcacaataCAACCactaaaaaatactgaaattcaTCTCTTTGTAAAAAGACAGCTTTTTTTCACGTTGTGCAATGCTCTAACTCTAAATAATTATCATTGAATTGCCTGCCTCTTGCTCAGATTTTACTCCAAACCTTCTCTactatttcatttttgtgaaagaaaaaGGTTGTGAACATGGCTAAACTCACCCTGAAAGGCAAGGTTGAATTATATTTGTGCAGTATTTTTACCCAGGAGGCTTTGCTGTTCCTACATCCATTTATCTAGTGGGCAACTGACTTGAGGGAGCCGTCTCTTTAAACCTGTTTGGCACAGGTTGTCGAGGCTTTGTCTCTTTGCCTTTCATCACTGATGCTGTAGAGAagtgttaacattttaaaagcacaCCAAAGGTCCAAAGGTCATGGCTCAAAGAGAAATCTCTGGAAAGTGACTCATCTGTTCTTTATGTTCACTTTCTGAACATTCAGAAGTTGTTAAAAGAAGTGGTGCAGTAGTGTTATTTGAGTCTGTATGTAAGGGGAGTagcttcttttcaaaaaaggatCTGTTTTGTCATCAAGTCATgctgaaaatgtgtcaaaaatttaGCCTCGTGTCTCTCTGTACCATCACATGCACTGTTAAGTCGAgcaacagttttagttttattagacCATTTATTTGGAATACAGTCATGTCAAATACACATATTGACTGAAGATTTTCCAAGTTCACTACAGTAGAAGATAACATGCCCTCTCTCCACTAGTTACTATTGGTCCTTTCTCTGGCTGACCTACTGAGTTTCATACTAAAAAACTGACTAACAATTTAGCAATATGTTTAAATCTTTCAAGAAACGTGTGGTTAGTCTCACAGTTGACTGCTGTCTCACACAAGTCTCACAGTTGGTGAAATGGTGatcagctgagtgcagtgaatgtgtctcaagtgattgtagacACCTAAGTCTGGAATGTCCATTCActgcttaatcagtattccagcctaccattacaccattaagtcaaaagaacactccaagcaactcagagaaaaggttattgaaatgtatagtcaaaatttccaaggcactgaacatccccaagagttcagttaaagccatcatcaagaaatggaaggaatatggcacatgtgtagatctgcctagatcaggccatccttaTAAATTGAGTGACCGATAAGGTGaatagtgagagaggccaccaagacacctatgactactctgaaggcgttaggagcttcagcagctgaggtgggagagactctgcattagggctgggcaattaatcgaaaattcgattaaatcgcaatatggcctgctgcaattttcaaatcgcagaaggtgcaatatttctttgacctgaaatttgagtcaaaataccagttttaaatgtttttttaatttttttgcagcagagatgttatgcatggcatatcatgcaatcattcaggtgccatttttagaatagtctacaaaaatcctatcttctttattttgtacttttttcttattaaatataagaatgacaaaaacccgtcaatgcaacaattcatatccaatttgcaatacgagtaaaaatcatcagaattagatattCTTAAACAATTGTTCAGTCTTTGTTTAGGagtaaaagaaagttaaggaataatggcatatcaaattgcaattacAATATTGGGGGAAGAAAAtcgcatttagattattttccaaaatcgttcagccctgctctgcatacaacaactgctgcctgggttcttcaccagtcaaagctttacggGAGACTGGCAAAGAGAAAGGCACTGTTTAAtgagaaaactcattaaatcttgactacaGTTCCCctaaaggcatgtaggagactccatggtcaagtggaagaaagctctttggtctgatgagactaaaatggtgctttttggccatcagacaaaacgctatgtttggcagacaccaaacactgcacatcagaACAAGCACATGTTTCTCAGCAGTCAGCCCTGTAAGGCATGTAAAGGTCAAGGGTAAAATAAAGTATAGGCCagtcttatttagtctgcaagttacagcttgggagaagatttatttccagcaagacaatggtCAGAAGCATGCAGTGAACGCTACACAGAAATGAGTTAAAGACAActaggggaatgttctggagtggccgagacctcaatccaatagagaatttgtggctggacttgaaaagggcttttcATGCCTGATCTAGGTAGCTTTACAAATCAACATATACCACAATACATATTGTAGCCTCTGTATTGTGGCACAAATGGTATCATGAGGTTGTAGAAAATACCCAGCCCTATTTTTAATACCTAGCCCTGCATCAACATACATTACTAACATACATCTATAAACTTGCACTATCTCTTTGGTAATCATTATTTCAGAGGGATAATTTGTCGAACACTCTTTGTAATTCCTCTCATTACCTGAAAGCATGGAGCATGTAAGTGATGATTTAACTCAGCTTGGAAGCTCATCTTCTCTGGAGCTTTACCTAAGGTGCGTTGGTTAATTGTGATGTACGGAGAATGCAATGATTATTAGTTCCACTTTGATGATACCAGAGAGGTGGAGAActgcaaaacaaacagaggCAGTTGAGTTAGAGTCATGTTGACAATAGTGTATGAGTTTTGGGGAATTATTAACAAAGGCTTATCAGTTATTTGCTGATTAAAAGCTTGAAAATCTGCGCTGAATCATTTACTTTCTATTAATTGATGTAAGAGAAAATCTCATGATCTAAACAGGAGAAAGTCAAGTCTGAAATGTGGTGactattattttacatttatttaaaggtaAATCTGCAGTTATGTGTATAGCTGGCAGATATATTGTTAATATTATAGTGTGGACGTACCAGTTTAGTGGATGTGAAGTAATTCCTTCTGAGATAAATGAATATTGGATGGTCTTACTAAGTAATGCCAGATCACCTCTAGCTTTTTTCTCTTGAGTTTTTACTATTTGTTGATTGTATGCATTTTTTTACGTTTCTTGTTACCCTTATATTCTTTTGTTTCAATTTGAATTAatggttttacttttttttttattaaaaaaatgagaaaaagtagCCGCGATGTCATACCTATGAAATTAATAGAATAATTTAAATGGCACCATCTTGCTCCATCTCTGTGATGTCATAAGTGTGTCTGGTCCAGCTTTGTGTGGAGTTTATACAGTGGATTAGGAGTgattaaagaaagaaaggagcCATTGTTCCTGTGTTTTTATTCGCTCACATGCTGCAAACTCAGGATTAGGAGGatgaggaaggagaggaaggaaggaaggatgaaAGGAGGTGATAGTGTGTGGTTTGTGGAAGAGGAAATACAgtcagtgggaaaaaaatagatgaCAGTACAGGAAAACAAACGAGTGAATGGAGGAGATTAAGTGGATTCAGGAAAAGGATCAGAAGAAAAAGTAATCCACAACTTAAGATTGAAATGGATGCGCTGATGAAATACACATGGAAAACTGCATATGTGAATGTGGAAGCTCACTGGTTCACAGGATAATACGCTGAACACATGCTTTGTACTAAATACCATCTtgtttcttcttatttttttccagtaCCAGGTGGGCCAGCTGTACTCCGTGGCTGAGGCCAGTAAGAATGAAACGGGCGGAGGAGAAGGAGTGGAGGTGCTAAAAAACGAGCCCTAtgagaaagatggagaaaagggACAGTACACACACAAAATTTACCATTTGCAGAGGTAAGCATTTATTTCCATACCAACAGAGGCTCATAGAAAGTTCACTTAGGAAGACGACTTCATTAATTTCTCCCTTGTGGCTGCATCCCCTGGCTGCCGTCCATTCATATATTTGTCTACCACAGTGTATTATGTCACCACTCTAAAGCCCAGTGTAAGCGAGAAAACACTTTGATAGCTGTGGATCAACATGTATAGAGcacccacctggagggagcaatccaacGTTTTCCGACAGAACCTTGGCCTCAGACTTGAAGGCGCTGACCCCACAACTTTGCACTCAGCACATGTCGAAGGTCCCTGACTGACAAAGCCAACAGAACCCagtcatctgcaaaaagcagagatgaaattcccAGCTGTGCCTCCAGATCCTGTCcattaaaatgttaacacaTCGTATAATGAGAAAGGAACATTAAACTTGTCTGTGTCTATTGTCACATGTAACCCATAATGCATTGGAAACCATCTAAAGGAATCCACGAACAAGTTAATTTAAGGgttggcatatcaaattgcagcATCCCTTCAGCAATTTAAACCAGTGGTAGGAGGTTTTTGCTGAGCATATTGGCCATCTTAGTTTACTACTGCTGTCTTCAGCCTAGCTAAGGCAATAACCTTTGGGCTCTGCTACCATAGAGAGCTTGCTTTCCTTACATAAACTAGATTAAGCAAAGCCAAATGATTTGAATACCAATGGTGcctgttttcttttcctctttcccTTCTCTGACAGTAAAGTGCCATCTTTTGTCAGAATGTTGGCTCCAGCTTCAGCTCTCAACATCCACGAGAAGGCCTGGAACGCATACCCATACTGTCGCACAGGTAGAGCATGCTTGCATTCATTCATacacaaagacagacacacaTTGATCCACAAACACAGGATCACACAAAACACTGTCCATCAAACTTAATTTGGAAACTGGCTATAGGCAGTgataaatgtttgcatgaaaattttTGATAAGTACAGCAGATGCATCTGCCTTAAAAAAGTGCAACTCTATCATCAGGTAGAGGTGATTGTCTAGCGCCCCTCACACTCGTGGGATCCCATTGTGAGTCTTTAACATTATGATAAAGCCCCAGATATAAGGCAAATACCAGACTGTCCACCTCCCCAGGAGACACTAGGTAGgtgttcttcacaataaaagaaatggtctgtagattttttttcagccatACCCGTGTTTAGACTCAAAGGATGCAGTTTCACAGTCTCAAAATACCATTTTCTGGAAAGTATTTTGGAGGCAGAATCCTACCAGGTGTAGATCATTATTTGTTTATGTGCCAAATGGGGGCCAGCAGAAAAGGTTCAGCACCCACTGCTAAACCACTATAATGTAGCTGATGCCTCTATCCCTGACCAGTTTAAACCCCCACCTACCAAGTAAGAGTACGTTAAGTGGTGGAAATgcaagcaagatcagggttaACCGTACCAAAGCGTTGCTCTCTGGATACCTGTCTGTGTGTTcgtctctctctccttctctcactGAGTCTTTGAGTCTCTGTCACCTTGAAGGAGCTGCTGAATAATTAACTGCTCGCCCATGAGAAGGGCCATGCAATCTCTCAAGTCGTTCAGGCTGAGATCATGCACACACCACCAGCTGTCAGGCAGCCATCTTTCATACAGACACATGACGATATAAAGCACTGTCTGAATTTTACACACAGTACTTGCAAACACATACTGCTGGAACATTTCCCCTTCGCCTCTGAATGTTTGCTACCAGCTTTGGGAAATCTTGTGTTTTTCATCttgatttttctgtcttttctgtttGCTGCTGCGCCTTCCTTCATCTGGCTCAACAGTTATCACTGTAagtattttttctctcttctatgttttcctgcatgtttttgaaaaagGACAAGGCAAACCTGGATGTCCATAGAGGGAGCAAATGAACCTGAAAGCTGAGAAAGAAATTTGATCTGGTTCAttgacacagcagcagcagcagcatggatACTCTGTTTGTGGATGTGTTCAAACAGGACACCAAGCCCTGTCTATTGTACTGTGTTGGTTCTGAACTTGCTTACATATTATCTTGTAGGCTAatcatttttgctttattcaatattgtttctcttttctctgcagaaCGAGTATATGAAAGATAACTTCCTGATCAAGATTGAGACATGGCACAAACCTGACATGGGACACCttgaaaatgtgattattaAAGACTGAAAAGATCTGAGGCGATGTATTTGAGTGTTTGAGCATCAGTTGAGCACTGCATGAAAACAATGCATGCGATTAAAAAAGCCCACATCACACCTAGTGTGCTTTATCTGAAATCCTATCTCACaccttcttttgttgttttattccaTTCTTAAAGCTGGTAGTGGCATACTGTGAAAATGTCCttttgtttctgcctgtttagTTGTCTTCAAGTCCAAAAAAATCCTTAATTAATTCTTGTGCATGACAGAGGGAAATAATCCCCTTTTAATCTACTAGTTTAAATGCTTCTGGACAATAATTCCATTTTATAATTAAACTTTATCTGATCCTTGAAAACTATGAacttataaaacataaaaagactCAAAAATATTTACCAGAAAAATGTTTCAAGCATTTCTATGttatgtttattgtttttgttatttattcatgAACTTTGAAAACATATTATCTATGTTGGCCTTCTGAGACTTGTGcctatttatacatttatattcaTAGATTAAGTCTTTTTATCAGCACATGTGCATAACcgaagttatctcaagacactttacaaagagggcatgTCTAGACTgcaatatgataataataataataataataataataataataataacaataatgatattaacaataatgatattggttataataataataatgatggtTATAATAATAGGAATAAGAAAAATGGTTACACTagtaataatattaatgataataatagaataGAGTCATTATTATGATAACTATTATgacaataatgatgatgatcctaataataataatgattaagttataataataatgatggcaataataaaaaaatattataattataacgataaaaatgattataataatgattatgataataaaaataataagagaaataattattataataataatgatgatgttataataataatagtgatgATTATAAAGAATAAGAATACAAtgataatgtattaattatgattataaacatgatttaaatgaaaatgataataatattaaaaaaattaataatgattataaatataatatttatactattaataacaaaaacaataataaaaatatgaaatggtTATAATGATACTAATCAGAAAAGGGAaggtaataataatgataataataataatttttaaaaaatattattattaatgaatAATGATGATATGACAGCTAATAATTATTAGATAATAATAAATAAGTTAGAataattttattgataaaataattttaaaatggctatgataatatttataataaaaaaacaacaacaataatagtaatgatGAATATGATAACAATTATGATGATTATAGTAATATAGTAGTTGTAGTAGCGGGATCCTTGCCTGTATCAACCTGTACTCTGTGCTGTTTCAGGTACACGCTTTGGATGCAGAAACCTGGAAGAAGGTGGATGTAGTCTATATCGATATTGCAGACAGAAGCCAAGTGGAGCCAAAGGTACAAAAAGTGTGGCTCAAGATTTATAATAAAATGCTTTCAGCAATAGATTTcttactctgtttttttttctcctgcaggATTACAAGCCAGAGGAGGATCCCTGCAGGTTTAAATCAGCGAAGACGGGACGAGGTCCTCTTGGACCAGACTGGAAGGTACAGGGTCTGTTGTTAACATCACAGCTGGTTCAGATCATTGACTATTTGCAAAGATAGACCACAGAATCCCTCCTACACACGAAATGAGGGCAAAAGAACCTCCTATCACATTGTTACTGACATACTGAGCTTGTGGTATAATTTGGTGCCAGAGATGCACCGTGCACTGCTGCAGTTTTTTGTCTGGCCCTAAaccaaaaacagatattttactTAATGATAAAATGGCAAAGATCCCTCATGATGGTGCCATCAACAGAAGGACAGATTGCTGTGTCTGTTTGAAGCagatgttgatgattatggacagctctgtggctcttttgttcCCCTGGACAACCGTCTGTACAACACCTCTCTGCCATGGCAGGGGAGCAGCAGCACACAGTGACCAATTCCTGGATTAAAAGCATTTCAGTCGCACAATTGAATGGCTGTTTCAGGAGGCAgctttttgtcatgtttttttgacacttaaatACTTAAATCCCTCCTAATGTGAACACAGGCACCTTAAATGCAAGCTGTTACAGATTTGTGTCAAAGTTGCATCCCCTCCATTAAAACATTGCTTTAGCTTTGTACTCATCTAATTTCTTATTCTAGTTTTTGGGGTTTAAATTGTCTATGCAGGGTATAAACAATTAGTACTTTTCCATGGTACGATTTATTGCAATAACAGCAGTGCTGCCTGTAAAAAATCTGTGTATGTATCAGCCCCACCCCTTCAGTGTGAGCAGTGCTCAGAGAAGAGCCTCCAGTGTTAAAGAGATATtagaaaaacaatttaatttatACTGTTGTGAAACACTTGTCCAGTTTTCTAACACCACGCCTACCAAGTTGCCCTCAATTTGTGATGGAAACAACTAACTTAAAGTAACAATCCATTTAAAAGATACATTTATTTGATGATTTTGTAGTTTGAtccatgtcccatctgttaataTAGAACAGGCAGGGCTGATGACCTATGCTGCAGTCAGTATAGTGAGGGAACTTGAAGTGTTCAAGGCATCCATCTTTGAATGCAGTCTAAGGTGTAgaccagccaaatgcaggtatttttgaACGATATCAGGTGAATTTGCTCAACTTACCAGCAACTGTAAGTTAGGTCAATAAAAGCAGcctaatctttaaaaaaacgaTTTTGTTAAATAGCATAAATGAAGCCTTTTTTCATCTTATTCCTACTGACAAAGCTGAGCAGATCTACAAACTCACCGACCCAAATAAcctgcctcctcctccatgTGCCAGGGCTGTAACTACTCCATCAGCTAAAAGAGTATATGAAACAATGTTTTGCTAATCCAACGTTGAACAAAGCATTAATTTAGGCTTGAGACtgcagaaaatgtgcaaaaattataGTATTCTAGCAAGTCAAAAACTTGGAAAATCCATCTGAATTTACAATGCCCCTTtaggaagcacagcaaacattttcatggTCAAGTATAGAACAAATTGATagaaaaatgtggtttaaaatgaGCAACTGTTTGGATTATGTGTGTAATAACTCTGTCTTATTAAATATCCTATAAATTGAATATAATAAGCCTTGATTTTTATGCCTTATTAAATGATGCTGCTTGTTAAAGTAGAGTTGCTGGTAAAATGGTTTGTTGCCAGCAGATATTGGATTCCACCAGCAACAGTGGCacattgatccatccatccattttctatagtGCTTATCCCgttatagagacagacaaccaggcacgcaca from Cheilinus undulatus linkage group 12, ASM1832078v1, whole genome shotgun sequence includes the following:
- the pitpnab gene encoding phosphatidylinositol transfer protein alpha isoform; its protein translation is MLIKEFRVILPISVEEYQVGQLYSVAEASKNETGGGEGVEVLKNEPYEKDGEKGQYTHKIYHLQSKVPSFVRMLAPASALNIHEKAWNAYPYCRTVITNEYMKDNFLIKIETWHKPDMGHLENVHALDAETWKKVDVVYIDIADRSQVEPKDYKPEEDPCRFKSAKTGRGPLGPDWKKDLQNKKDCPHMCAYKLVTVKFKWWGLQNKVENFIQKQEKRLFTNFHRQLFCWIDKWIELNMDDIRRMEEETRRELDEMRVKDPVKGMVALED